A section of the Amycolatopsis sp. AA4 genome encodes:
- a CDS encoding type VII secretion target — protein MTAGFEVDPAQLRRHAATVGDLADRLGNVARSAPSGLGDQALGVFVQFLTAGLQSAVGKTNDAVSHASSTVDKVSTNLARAAESYERRDQGNAASLPGKDLP, from the coding sequence GTGACCGCCGGCTTCGAGGTCGACCCCGCGCAACTGCGCCGGCACGCGGCCACCGTCGGCGACCTGGCCGACCGGCTCGGCAATGTCGCCCGCAGCGCCCCGTCCGGACTCGGCGACCAGGCGCTCGGCGTCTTCGTGCAGTTCCTCACCGCGGGCCTGCAGTCGGCGGTCGGCAAGACCAACGACGCCGTCTCGCATGCTTCGTCCACTGTGGACAAAGTGAGCACGAACCTCGCGCGGGCCGCGGAAAGCTACGAGCGCCGAGACCAGGGCAACGCGGCTTCGCTGCCCGGGAAGGACCTGCCGTGA
- a CDS encoding TlpA disulfide reductase family protein has translation MRFARLFLLLALLPLAACSTGKDAVSRSDTFEFVSPGGQTTIHYPLPQRKKVANLKGQSLREPGKDLALADYSGEVVLLNLWGAWCGPCRAEARTLQAIADSGRARGIRVLGINVRDNPKYAADFVKDLGLGYESIFDPSGRVALQLRGLPLSAVPISLIVDKQQRVAAVYLGAVLRTDVQPALDRVLAE, from the coding sequence GTGCGCTTCGCTCGGCTCTTTCTCCTGCTGGCCCTGCTGCCCCTCGCCGCGTGCTCGACCGGGAAGGACGCGGTCAGCCGGTCGGACACCTTCGAATTCGTCTCGCCGGGCGGGCAGACGACCATCCACTACCCGCTGCCGCAGCGCAAAAAGGTCGCGAACCTCAAGGGCCAGAGCCTGCGCGAGCCCGGCAAGGACCTCGCGCTGGCCGACTACTCCGGCGAAGTCGTCCTGCTCAACCTCTGGGGAGCCTGGTGCGGGCCGTGCCGCGCCGAAGCGCGCACCCTGCAGGCCATCGCCGACTCCGGCCGGGCCCGCGGGATCCGGGTGCTCGGCATCAACGTCCGCGACAACCCGAAGTACGCCGCCGACTTCGTCAAGGACCTCGGGCTCGGCTACGAATCGATCTTCGACCCGTCCGGCCGGGTCGCCCTGCAACTGCGCGGCCTGCCGCTGAGCGCGGTGCCGATCTCGCTGATCGTGGACAAGCAGCAGCGGGTCGCGGCCGTCTACCTCGGCGCGGTGCTGCGGACCGACGTCCAGCCCGCCCTCGACCGCGTGCTCGCCGAGTAG
- a CDS encoding C1 family peptidase, producing MQIRKTSALVSLLAAAGMAAALGATPASAAAAQHHPHHLKHGLGLNVAGLKAAQSRMHAHANSALPVHPLATAELPSSGDLTQYANAPGDQGQVGSCVTWATGYTGYGVLMNEQGIGGGPMAPMFIYSQIAKGNDQGTWASVALPMEQQQGIDTKSDYWQGDFDYTTQPDDNEKANAAHYKLSGYTQLSTSGDAARSDIENAISQGEPVAIGFNAHQSFMNLDAASASDYSYLPGDSSSDPVVGGHEVTIVAYNDQGVKIENSWGSGWGDGGFVTVPWAFFNTGDVDEVNAMGKLVQG from the coding sequence ATGCAGATCAGAAAAACGTCCGCACTCGTTTCCCTGCTCGCCGCCGCCGGAATGGCCGCGGCGCTGGGCGCGACCCCGGCTTCCGCTGCCGCCGCCCAGCACCACCCGCACCACCTCAAGCACGGGCTCGGCCTGAACGTCGCCGGGCTGAAGGCCGCCCAGTCGAGGATGCACGCCCACGCGAACTCCGCGCTCCCCGTGCACCCCCTCGCCACCGCGGAGCTGCCGTCCAGCGGCGACCTCACCCAGTACGCCAACGCCCCCGGCGACCAGGGCCAGGTCGGTTCGTGCGTCACCTGGGCCACCGGCTACACCGGTTACGGCGTGCTGATGAACGAGCAGGGCATCGGCGGCGGCCCGATGGCCCCGATGTTCATTTACTCCCAGATCGCCAAGGGCAACGACCAGGGCACCTGGGCGAGCGTCGCGCTGCCGATGGAACAGCAGCAGGGCATCGACACCAAATCCGACTACTGGCAGGGCGATTTCGACTACACGACCCAGCCGGACGACAACGAAAAAGCGAATGCCGCGCACTACAAGCTGTCCGGCTACACGCAATTGTCCACGAGCGGCGACGCGGCGCGGTCCGACATCGAGAACGCCATTTCCCAGGGCGAGCCGGTCGCGATCGGGTTCAACGCGCACCAGAGCTTCATGAACCTGGACGCCGCGTCCGCGAGCGACTACTCGTACCTGCCCGGCGATTCGAGCAGCGACCCGGTCGTCGGCGGGCACGAGGTGACCATCGTGGCCTACAACGACCAGGGCGTGAAGATCGAGAACAGCTGGGGCTCCGGCTGGGGCGACGGCGGTTTCGTCACCGTGCCGTGGGCGTTCTTCAACACCGGCGACGTCGACGAGGTCAACGCGATGGGCAAGCTCGTCCAGGGCTGA
- a CDS encoding BTAD domain-containing putative transcriptional regulator, which produces MTAASGETRVLLVDDQELVRSGLRLILRRRDGFVVVGECSDGDEVPAALEAAGEVDVVVMDLRMKRVDGIEATRRLRASGPRPPVLALTTFDDDELLAGVLRAGAVGYVLKDSPAEDLIRAVRAVAMGEAWLDPAVTGRVLTTYREAASARSVMPAGVLTPRESDVLTAVARGLTDAEIAGTLGISTTTVEAHYERVCAKLRLRDRAAAIVYAFDHGLVAPGAAPSPVGPDSLRFSVLGPLQAWRGPNLLDLGPVRQQALLAALVLRPGETVSPGELLDGVWGLEPPGTGGRVVPVYVHRLRKCLRGAGERTEDSVIGSDRGGYRFAGERARLDVTELTDRIAEATTATRTGDPAAAVDAYDGALALFHGEPLAGLPGPFVEGERVRLTERRLTLVQEKAVLQLKLGRTDDVVHELSALLAVHPHREPLAVLLMRALHGGGRRADALAVHRRMRERLRADLDVEPGAELDRELRVVLSLEGGSA; this is translated from the coding sequence GTGACCGCTGCCTCCGGGGAAACGCGGGTATTGCTCGTCGACGACCAGGAGCTGGTGCGGTCCGGGCTGCGGTTGATCCTGCGTCGCCGCGACGGGTTCGTGGTGGTGGGGGAGTGTTCGGACGGCGACGAGGTCCCGGCCGCGCTCGAAGCGGCGGGCGAGGTCGACGTCGTGGTGATGGACCTGCGGATGAAACGCGTCGACGGCATCGAAGCGACGCGACGGCTGCGCGCGTCCGGCCCGCGCCCGCCGGTGCTCGCGCTGACCACGTTCGACGACGACGAGCTGCTCGCCGGAGTGCTGCGCGCGGGCGCGGTCGGGTATGTGCTGAAGGATTCTCCCGCGGAGGACCTGATCCGCGCGGTGCGAGCGGTCGCGATGGGCGAGGCGTGGCTCGACCCGGCGGTCACCGGACGCGTGCTGACGACCTACCGCGAGGCGGCTTCCGCTCGCTCGGTGATGCCGGCCGGAGTGCTGACGCCGCGCGAGTCGGACGTGCTGACGGCGGTGGCCCGGGGTTTGACGGACGCGGAAATCGCCGGAACGCTGGGGATTTCCACGACCACGGTCGAGGCGCACTACGAGCGGGTATGCGCGAAACTCCGCCTGCGCGACCGGGCGGCGGCGATCGTCTACGCCTTCGACCACGGCCTGGTCGCCCCCGGCGCGGCCCCGTCCCCGGTCGGCCCGGACTCGTTGCGGTTCAGCGTGCTCGGCCCGTTGCAGGCTTGGCGGGGGCCGAACCTGCTGGACCTGGGCCCGGTGCGGCAGCAGGCGCTTCTGGCGGCGCTGGTCCTGCGCCCCGGCGAGACGGTCAGCCCTGGGGAGTTGCTCGACGGCGTGTGGGGGCTGGAACCGCCCGGAACCGGCGGCCGCGTGGTGCCGGTCTACGTGCACCGGCTACGGAAATGCCTTCGTGGCGCGGGCGAACGAACGGAAGACTCGGTCATCGGCAGCGACCGCGGCGGATACCGCTTCGCCGGAGAACGAGCGAGACTGGACGTCACCGAGCTGACCGACCGGATCGCGGAAGCCACGACTGCTACCCGCACCGGTGACCCAGCCGCCGCGGTCGACGCTTACGACGGCGCGCTGGCCCTGTTCCACGGCGAACCGCTGGCCGGCTTGCCCGGCCCGTTCGTCGAGGGTGAACGAGTACGCCTGACCGAACGGCGGCTGACGTTGGTGCAGGAAAAGGCCGTGCTGCAGCTGAAACTGGGCCGGACGGACGACGTGGTGCACGAGTTGTCGGCACTGCTGGCGGTCCATCCGCACCGGGAACCGCTGGCGGTGTTGCTGATGCGAGCACTCCATGGCGGCGGCCGCCGGGCGGACGCGTTGGCGGTACACCGGCGCATGCGGGAGCGGCTGCGGGCGGATCTGGATGTGGAGCCGGGGGCGGAGTTGGACCGGGAGCTGCGGGTGGTGCTGAGTTTGGAGGGGGGTTCCGCTTGA
- a CDS encoding YbaB/EbfC family nucleoid-associated protein has product MPIQDSAAWLADYQKNLSRLRANAEAASASLSRVGGRAASPRGEVEVQVGPSGALTDLRLSPAARALEADALARLILATVHDAHRQAGARVVDIMTDYVGDGPALQLVRDHLPVEAAPAAPRQEDDYFANPGIIS; this is encoded by the coding sequence GTGCCGATCCAAGACTCGGCGGCCTGGCTCGCCGACTACCAGAAAAACCTGTCCCGGCTGCGGGCCAACGCCGAGGCCGCCAGCGCGAGCCTGTCCCGCGTCGGCGGCCGGGCCGCGTCCCCGCGCGGCGAGGTCGAAGTGCAGGTGGGCCCGAGCGGGGCGCTGACCGACCTCCGGCTGAGCCCCGCCGCCCGCGCTCTGGAAGCCGACGCGCTCGCCCGGCTCATCCTGGCGACCGTGCACGACGCGCACCGCCAGGCCGGCGCGCGGGTCGTGGACATCATGACCGACTACGTCGGCGACGGTCCGGCACTGCAGCTCGTCCGCGACCACCTGCCGGTCGAGGCCGCTCCCGCCGCGCCGCGCCAGGAGGACGACTACTTCGCGAACCCGGGGATCATCTCGTGA
- a CDS encoding VOC family protein, which yields MSEQGTLHHVELWVPDLGRAVASLGWLLEELGYQQFQERDAGRSWRLGPTYLVVEQSPALTADRHDRCRPGLNHLAFHVRDAATVERLAADAARHGWQLMFPEKHPHAGGAEHYAAYLHNEDGFEVELVSSAGPS from the coding sequence TTGAGTGAGCAGGGGACCCTGCACCACGTCGAGCTGTGGGTGCCGGACCTGGGCCGCGCGGTCGCGTCGCTGGGATGGCTGCTGGAAGAGCTGGGATATCAGCAGTTCCAGGAGCGGGACGCCGGGCGCAGCTGGCGGCTCGGGCCGACGTATCTCGTGGTCGAGCAATCCCCGGCGCTGACCGCGGATCGGCACGACCGCTGTCGGCCGGGGCTGAACCACCTGGCCTTCCATGTCCGGGACGCCGCGACGGTCGAGCGGTTGGCCGCCGACGCCGCCCGGCACGGGTGGCAGCTGATGTTTCCGGAGAAACATCCCCATGCGGGCGGCGCGGAGCACTATGCCGCGTACTTGCACAACGAAGACGGCTTTGAGGTTGAACTCGTCAGCTCTGCTGGGCCGAGCTGA
- a CDS encoding TetR/AcrR family transcriptional regulator: protein MTASGYNRRERPAKPALSREGIVAAALDVVRREGAERVTMRRLAKELDTGPASLYVYVRDTDELHAAVLDELLGEVPTTAGAAEGDWRSRLWTVVSTYRDVLYAHPGLARVALVTPLNGPNYLAIVDTVLGLLAEAEVPSGPAAWTVDLLLLVATASAVEHSTRKDRPDAERQHDVLAETVRGLSPETHPNIAAASENLFSGNADTRSRWAIDALLNGARTTPLPD, encoded by the coding sequence ATGACCGCGAGTGGGTACAACCGCCGGGAACGTCCCGCCAAGCCCGCGCTGAGCCGCGAAGGCATCGTCGCGGCCGCTCTCGACGTCGTGCGCCGCGAAGGGGCCGAACGCGTCACCATGCGGCGGCTCGCGAAGGAACTGGACACCGGCCCGGCCTCGCTCTACGTCTACGTCCGCGACACCGACGAACTCCACGCCGCGGTGCTCGACGAACTCCTCGGCGAAGTCCCCACCACCGCGGGCGCCGCCGAAGGAGACTGGCGGAGTCGCTTGTGGACAGTCGTGTCCACCTACCGCGACGTCCTCTACGCCCACCCCGGGCTCGCCCGCGTCGCGCTCGTGACCCCGTTGAACGGGCCGAACTACCTCGCCATCGTCGACACCGTGCTCGGCCTGCTCGCCGAAGCCGAGGTGCCGTCCGGACCGGCCGCGTGGACGGTCGACCTCCTGCTGCTCGTCGCCACCGCCAGCGCGGTCGAGCACAGCACCCGCAAGGACCGCCCGGACGCGGAACGACAGCACGACGTGCTCGCCGAAACTGTCCGCGGCCTTTCGCCCGAAACGCATCCGAACATCGCCGCGGCGAGCGAAAACCTGTTCTCCGGCAACGCGGACACACGTTCCCGATGGGCGATCGACGCGCTGCTCAACGGCGCGCGCACGACCCCGCTGCCCGACTGA
- the katG gene encoding catalase/peroxidase HPI has product MSDTPNAEVGEMNEETAGGCPVHTGRFAHPTEGGSSRDWWPNQLNLKILRKHPAVADPMDDGFDYAKEFQSLDLDELARDVDAVLTDSQEWWPADFGNYGPLFIRMAWHSAGTYRIDDGRGGAGAGQQRFAPLNSWPDNGNLDKARRLLWPVKKKYGKKISWADLMIFAGNRALETMGFKTFGFAGGRADVWEPDEDVYWGPERTWLGDERYKGDRELENPLAAVQMGLIYVNPEGPNGNPDPIAAARDIRETFGRMAMNDEETVALIAGGHTFGKTHGAADADVHVGPEPEGASIEQMGLGWKNSFGSGKGRDAITSGLEVTWTPTPTKWSNWFFHNLFTYEWELTKSPAGAHQWKPKNNAAANTVPDPETGDLNRAPSMLTTDLALRFDPIYEPISRRFYENPDQFADAFARAWFKLTHRDMGPIQRYLGPLVPQEELIWQDPVPAVDHELVDDADVAALKAKILESGLSVAQLVSTAWASASTYRHSDKRGGANGARIRLEPQRGWEVNEPDELAQVLRTLEGVQEAFNSAQTGGKKISLADLIVLAGAAGVEKAAKDGGVDLTVPFTPGRTDASQEQTDVESFAPLEPKADGFRNYRGKANALPSEYLLVDKANLLNLSAPEMTVLVGGLRVLGANYQNSSQGVFTDRPGTLTNDFFVNLLDMGTEWKPADGEGPNAESFEGRDLATGEVKWTGTRNDLVFGSNSELRAVAEVYGSDDAKEKFVRDFVAAWHKVMNNDRYDLV; this is encoded by the coding sequence GTGTCTGACACCCCGAACGCCGAAGTCGGCGAGATGAATGAGGAGACCGCTGGCGGGTGCCCGGTCCACACGGGCCGCTTCGCGCACCCGACCGAGGGCGGCAGCAGCCGTGACTGGTGGCCGAACCAGCTCAACCTGAAGATCCTCCGGAAGCATCCCGCCGTCGCGGACCCGATGGACGACGGCTTCGACTACGCCAAGGAATTCCAGAGCCTCGACCTCGACGAGCTGGCCCGCGACGTCGACGCGGTGCTCACCGACTCCCAGGAGTGGTGGCCCGCCGACTTCGGCAACTACGGCCCGCTGTTCATCCGGATGGCCTGGCACAGCGCCGGCACCTACCGGATCGACGACGGCCGCGGCGGGGCCGGTGCCGGGCAGCAGCGGTTCGCGCCGCTGAACAGCTGGCCGGACAACGGGAACCTCGACAAGGCGCGCCGTCTGCTGTGGCCGGTCAAGAAGAAGTACGGCAAGAAGATCTCGTGGGCCGACCTGATGATCTTCGCCGGCAACCGCGCGCTCGAGACGATGGGCTTCAAGACCTTCGGCTTCGCCGGCGGCCGCGCCGACGTGTGGGAGCCGGACGAGGACGTGTACTGGGGCCCGGAGCGCACCTGGCTCGGCGACGAGCGGTACAAGGGCGACCGCGAGCTGGAGAACCCGCTGGCCGCGGTCCAGATGGGGCTCATCTACGTGAACCCGGAAGGCCCGAACGGCAACCCGGACCCGATCGCCGCGGCGCGCGACATCCGCGAGACGTTCGGCCGGATGGCGATGAACGACGAGGAGACCGTCGCGCTGATCGCGGGCGGGCACACCTTCGGCAAGACGCACGGCGCGGCCGACGCGGACGTGCACGTGGGCCCGGAGCCGGAAGGCGCCTCGATCGAGCAGATGGGCCTCGGCTGGAAGAACAGCTTCGGCAGCGGCAAGGGCCGCGACGCGATCACGAGCGGGCTGGAGGTCACCTGGACCCCCACTCCCACGAAGTGGAGCAACTGGTTCTTCCACAACCTCTTCACGTACGAGTGGGAGCTGACCAAGAGCCCGGCGGGCGCGCACCAGTGGAAGCCGAAGAACAACGCGGCCGCGAACACCGTGCCGGACCCGGAGACCGGTGACCTCAACCGGGCGCCGAGCATGCTGACCACCGACCTGGCGCTGCGCTTCGACCCGATCTACGAGCCGATCTCGCGCCGGTTCTACGAGAACCCGGACCAGTTCGCGGACGCCTTCGCCCGCGCCTGGTTCAAGCTCACCCACCGCGACATGGGCCCGATCCAGCGCTACCTCGGCCCGCTGGTGCCGCAGGAAGAGCTGATCTGGCAGGACCCGGTCCCGGCCGTCGACCACGAGCTGGTCGACGACGCGGACGTCGCGGCCCTCAAGGCGAAGATCCTCGAGTCCGGCCTGTCGGTCGCGCAGCTGGTGTCCACCGCGTGGGCGTCGGCCTCGACCTACCGGCACAGCGACAAGCGCGGCGGCGCGAACGGCGCCCGCATCCGCCTCGAGCCGCAGCGCGGCTGGGAGGTCAACGAGCCGGACGAGCTGGCTCAGGTGCTGCGCACGCTCGAGGGCGTCCAGGAAGCGTTCAACAGCGCGCAGACCGGCGGCAAGAAGATCTCGCTCGCCGACCTGATCGTGCTGGCCGGCGCGGCGGGCGTGGAGAAGGCGGCGAAGGACGGCGGCGTCGACCTCACCGTTCCGTTCACGCCGGGCCGCACCGACGCTTCGCAGGAGCAGACCGACGTCGAGTCGTTCGCGCCGCTCGAGCCGAAGGCCGACGGGTTCCGCAACTACCGCGGCAAGGCCAACGCGCTGCCGTCGGAGTACCTGCTGGTGGACAAGGCGAACCTGCTCAACCTGAGCGCGCCGGAGATGACCGTGCTGGTCGGCGGCCTGCGCGTGCTGGGCGCGAACTACCAGAACTCGTCCCAGGGCGTGTTCACCGACCGGCCGGGCACGCTGACGAACGACTTCTTCGTCAACCTGCTCGACATGGGCACCGAGTGGAAGCCGGCCGACGGCGAGGGCCCGAACGCGGAGTCCTTCGAGGGCCGCGACCTGGCCACCGGCGAGGTCAAGTGGACCGGCACCCGCAACGACCTGGTGTTCGGTTCGAACTCCGAACTGCGCGCCGTCGCCGAGGTGTACGGCAGCGACGACGCCAAGGAGAAGTTCGTCCGCGACTTCGTCGCCGCGTGGCACAAGGTCATGAACAACGACCGGTACGACCTGGTCTGA
- a CDS encoding ESX secretion-associated protein EspG, with protein sequence MTATLPRTGDETVHIGLVEADLLAAHAGASWPFPLRVPSYGRIEGEREILFATAGHALRARGLADESGPDGLAAEAVTALRERRGVVDLVVADAEGATAVTALVYRSSALICRQRFEADTLSVRRVDETALVDAVLAEIPQAEAARTMPVTLPEHAVKQAMALTDDEDDVSRAHRLRDLVRASGGDPAALDSLVGLVVPLTGRGQLGATRDGRTREGRELSWMDGPRGRVRINPARDGWLSVNSLRPADLRFALGELATAARRPR encoded by the coding sequence ATGACCGCCACGCTGCCGCGGACCGGTGACGAGACCGTCCACATCGGACTCGTCGAGGCCGACCTGCTGGCCGCGCACGCCGGGGCGAGCTGGCCGTTTCCGTTGCGGGTGCCGTCTTACGGCCGGATCGAGGGCGAACGCGAGATCCTCTTCGCCACCGCCGGGCACGCGCTGCGGGCGCGCGGCCTCGCGGATGAATCCGGGCCGGACGGCCTGGCCGCGGAAGCCGTGACCGCGCTGCGCGAACGCCGCGGCGTCGTCGATTTGGTGGTGGCGGACGCCGAGGGGGCGACCGCCGTCACCGCGCTCGTCTACCGGTCCTCGGCGCTGATCTGCCGTCAGCGGTTCGAAGCCGACACGCTGTCGGTGCGCCGGGTGGACGAAACCGCGCTGGTGGATGCCGTGCTCGCGGAGATTCCGCAGGCGGAGGCGGCCCGGACGATGCCGGTCACGCTGCCCGAGCACGCGGTCAAACAGGCGATGGCGCTGACCGACGACGAGGACGACGTCTCCCGGGCGCACCGGCTGCGCGACCTCGTCCGCGCCAGCGGCGGCGACCCGGCCGCGCTGGACAGCCTCGTCGGCCTGGTCGTCCCGCTGACCGGCCGCGGCCAGCTCGGCGCGACCCGCGACGGGCGCACCCGGGAGGGCCGCGAACTGTCCTGGATGGACGGTCCGCGCGGCCGCGTCCGGATCAACCCCGCGCGCGACGGCTGGCTCAGCGTGAACTCGCTGCGCCCGGCCGACCTGCGCTTCGCCCTCGGCGAGCTGGCCACCGCCGCGCGGCGGCCGCGATGA
- a CDS encoding sensor histidine kinase, translated as MWDTAKDRLRGRLADGLARSGLTLPWWVPLGTTAFSVSGLVVAVGQRAGPALPVAIAGFLLATSSTLLWMTTGRLAPSWLKALGVLAGVGLLLAYPVVPDFAPMPLIVLAGELGSIASPRVAFASTGGSIAVLGAAAATVGLVGFPVYLLAVLVGMAAGFMLRWYVRALDAERGKQEAVREQARLGERQRIAREVHDVVAHSLSITLLHVTGARHGLRTDRDIDEAVAALTEAERIGRAAMADIRRTVGLLAQESAGTRALPGAGDIADLVTETCAAGLVADYELEGDVTAVDATVGLGLYRIVQESLANVVKHAPGENALVRLEIDGSNARLTVRNGRNGAARNPGGSGLAGMTARADQLGARLTAGPEGGEWVVDVTAPLARGAAS; from the coding sequence GTGTGGGATACCGCGAAGGACCGGCTGCGGGGCAGGCTCGCCGACGGCTTGGCCCGGTCCGGCCTGACGCTGCCCTGGTGGGTTCCGCTGGGGACGACCGCCTTTTCGGTGAGCGGCCTGGTCGTCGCGGTCGGGCAGCGGGCCGGGCCCGCGCTGCCGGTGGCGATCGCCGGGTTTCTGCTGGCCACGTCGTCGACGCTGCTGTGGATGACCACCGGGCGGCTCGCGCCGTCGTGGCTGAAGGCGCTCGGGGTGCTCGCCGGGGTCGGGCTGCTGCTGGCGTATCCGGTGGTGCCGGACTTCGCGCCGATGCCGTTGATCGTGCTCGCCGGCGAGCTGGGGTCCATCGCGTCGCCGCGGGTCGCGTTCGCGTCGACCGGCGGGTCGATCGCGGTGCTCGGGGCGGCCGCGGCGACCGTCGGGCTGGTCGGTTTCCCGGTGTACCTGCTCGCGGTGCTGGTCGGGATGGCCGCCGGGTTCATGCTGCGCTGGTACGTGCGCGCGCTGGACGCCGAGCGCGGCAAGCAGGAAGCCGTGCGCGAACAGGCGCGGCTCGGCGAGCGGCAGCGGATCGCGCGCGAGGTGCACGACGTCGTCGCGCATTCGCTGAGCATCACGTTGCTGCACGTCACGGGCGCGCGGCACGGGTTGCGCACGGATCGCGACATCGACGAAGCCGTCGCGGCGCTCACGGAGGCGGAGCGGATCGGGCGGGCGGCGATGGCCGATATCCGCCGCACGGTTGGATTGCTCGCACAGGAGTCCGCGGGGACGCGGGCGTTGCCCGGTGCGGGCGACATCGCGGACCTGGTGACGGAGACGTGCGCGGCCGGGCTGGTCGCGGACTACGAGCTGGAGGGCGACGTGACCGCGGTCGACGCCACGGTGGGGCTGGGGCTCTACCGGATCGTCCAGGAGTCGCTGGCGAACGTGGTCAAACATGCCCCGGGGGAGAATGCTTTGGTACGACTGGAGATCGATGGTTCGAACGCGCGGTTGACTGTCCGCAATGGACGCAACGGTGCGGCGCGCAACCCGGGCGGTTCGGGGTTGGCGGGCATGACGGCGCGGGCGGATCAGCTCGGTGCGCGGCTGACCGCCGGGCCGGAGGGCGGCGAATGGGTAGTCGACGTGACGGCGCCGTTGGCGCGTGGGGCCGCGTCGTGA
- a CDS encoding WXG100 family type VII secretion target, with translation MTGESGSVVDAASAGVENLADSALAGLDKAGPVGDLAKPVVSALRNVWEGYFGAPIPPGGTNWNAYTHQQLYQMLWEKADVGDVSTVAAEWQRHGSEMRAHADSLKEQQGTLHENWRGHAAERASGRLGSLGERASGIGDRAGTVGGAAQNAGDSLAVARNTMPKPPGDPTGGAVAAAAAGAGAGAVIGGILGAGAGGIGAGPGALMGAAIGAVAGGGASLFAANVQAAEQKAEAVHVMQRYEASLHKSSRAINPPPAGATTADSYGADESTSASSYVGPLGGAGAGVGAGSGMPWGALTTAAPVESGLTAGLRSALGMEGALLARNAAMAEMAAARAASGNGMMPGRGAGASQEEEEEHKNKMPVLDQPLLHPEDKTISPVIGL, from the coding sequence ATGACCGGCGAATCCGGATCAGTGGTCGACGCCGCGTCGGCCGGGGTGGAAAACCTGGCGGACTCGGCGCTCGCGGGACTCGACAAGGCGGGGCCGGTCGGCGACCTGGCCAAACCAGTGGTGTCCGCGCTGCGCAACGTGTGGGAGGGCTACTTCGGGGCCCCGATCCCGCCCGGCGGCACCAACTGGAACGCCTACACGCACCAGCAGCTGTACCAGATGCTGTGGGAGAAGGCCGACGTCGGCGACGTCAGCACGGTCGCGGCGGAATGGCAGCGGCACGGCTCGGAAATGCGCGCGCACGCCGATTCGCTCAAGGAGCAGCAGGGGACGCTGCACGAGAACTGGCGAGGACACGCCGCCGAACGCGCGTCCGGACGGCTGGGTTCGCTCGGCGAGCGCGCGTCCGGGATCGGCGACCGCGCCGGGACCGTCGGCGGCGCGGCCCAGAACGCGGGCGATTCGCTCGCCGTCGCGCGCAACACCATGCCGAAGCCGCCGGGCGACCCGACTGGGGGCGCAGTCGCCGCGGCGGCGGCCGGAGCGGGTGCGGGCGCGGTCATCGGCGGGATCCTCGGGGCCGGCGCGGGCGGGATCGGCGCCGGCCCGGGTGCGTTGATGGGCGCCGCGATCGGCGCGGTCGCGGGCGGCGGGGCGAGCCTGTTCGCCGCGAATGTCCAGGCGGCCGAACAGAAAGCCGAAGCGGTGCACGTGATGCAGCGCTACGAAGCCAGCTTGCACAAGAGTTCGCGCGCGATCAATCCGCCGCCCGCCGGGGCGACCACCGCGGATTCCTACGGCGCGGACGAGTCGACCAGTGCGTCGAGCTACGTCGGCCCGCTCGGCGGAGCAGGCGCCGGGGTCGGCGCGGGCAGCGGCATGCCGTGGGGCGCGCTGACCACCGCGGCCCCGGTCGAATCCGGGCTGACCGCCGGACTTCGCTCCGCGCTCGGCATGGAGGGCGCGCTGCTCGCCCGCAACGCCGCGATGGCGGAGATGGCCGCCGCCCGCGCGGCCAGCGGCAACGGCATGATGCCCGGCCGCGGCGCGGGCGCGTCGCAGGAGGAGGAAGAGGAGCACAAGAACAAGATGCCGGTGCTCGACCAGCCGCTCCTGCACCCCGAAGACAAGACCATCAGCCCGGTGATCGGGCTGTGA